One segment of Erigeron canadensis isolate Cc75 chromosome 2, C_canadensis_v1, whole genome shotgun sequence DNA contains the following:
- the LOC122588266 gene encoding protein STRICTOSIDINE SYNTHASE-LIKE 11-like, producing MANDHPKMVASFSYPFVAFVFVLCMSITNGQYANFNKLELPQGVSGPESAAFRGVLVFSEGPFTTVTDGRILKWQGPNVGFVDFAYTSPQRTKQFCDGNTDSEKGPICGRPLALSFHPVTGLLYIADAFFGLLVVGPQGGLATQLVGGFKFLTGLDIDLLRGDIYLSDSSLVYDIRNATQPGFTPDSTGRFLRYNPHNRQVTTLLSGLFGGGGPAVSKDGTFVLVAELLRKRISKYWLVGSKANTAEVLLDLDGNPNKIKRAERKGEFWVAVSVGNQPRAPLVVPRGIRINSDGVVLQTVSFATQFFNKSISIVQERDGKLYVGSRNTTSIGVYSN from the exons ATGGCAAATGATCATCCAAAAATGGTTGCATCCTTCTCTTATCCTTTTGTTGCATTTGTTTTTGTTCTTTGCATGTCTATTACTAATGGTCAATATGCCAACTTTAATAAGCTGGAATTGCCCCAAGGGGTCAGCGGACCTGAATCGGCCGCATTTCGTGGAGTACTAGTTTTCTCTGAAGGTCCCTTCACGACTGTCACTGATGGTAGGATTTTGAAATGGCAAGGCCCTAATGTCGGTTTTGTGGATTTTGCATATACTTCACCCCAAAG GACAAAACAATTTTGTGATGGCAACACAGATAGTGAAAAGGGTCCGATATGCGGTCGACCATTGGCTCTTAGCTTTCACCCTGTAACTGGACTTCTCTATATAGCCGATGCGTTTTTTGGACTTCTAGTTGTTGGCCCTCAAGGTGGGCTTGCAACTCAGCTCGTGGGCGGCTTCAAGTTTCTTACTGGACTTGACATTGACTTGTTAAGGGGCGATATATATCTTTCCGACTCTAGTTTGGTTTATGACATTAG AAATGCTACACAACCGGGATTTACGCCTGACTCAACTGGGAGGTTCTTACGTTATAACCCACATAACAGACAAGTAACCACTTTGCTTAGTGGCCTATTCGGTGGGGGTGGGCCTGCGGTGAGTAAAGATGGTACATTCGTTCTTGTAGCTGAGCTTCTTCGTAAGCGGATCTCAAAGTACTGGCTCGTGGGGTCTAAAGCAAATACCGCAGAAGTTTTGCTAGATCTGGATGGGAACCCAAATAAGATAAAGCGTGCAGAAAGAAAGGGAGAGTTTTGGGTGGCAGTTTCTGTTGGAAACCAACCACGAGCACCTCTAGTCGTACCAAGGGGAATACGTATTAATTCAGACGGAGTTGTGTTGCAAACGGTGTCGTTTGCAACACAATTCTTCAACAAATCGATAAGTATAGTTCAGGAGCGAGATGGAAAACTTTATGTAGGCTCTAGGAACACCACTTCCATTGGTGTCTACTCTAATTAG